The nucleotide window ACCTGTTCCAGATTTCCTTCCCCTACTCCGCCGGCCTGCACCAGCGCCCCACCGACGGGCAGGAGCACCCGGAGTGGCACTTGCACATGCACTTCTACCCGCCCCTGCTGCGCTCGGCCACGGTGCGTAAGTTCATGGTGGGCTACGAAATGCTCGGCGACCCGCAGCGCGACATCACCCCCGAAGCCGCGGCTCAGCGCCTGCGCGAACTGCCGGCCGTGCATTACAAGCAGGCGGCAGCACCTGCTCCCAATTAATCCTCATCTGAATTTCCTCAAAGCAAAAAGCCCGCTGCGCAATGCAGCGGGCTTTTTGCTTTCAAGCTGGTTAGATAGCCTGAACTGTCATGCTGAGCGCAGTCGAAGCATCTCTACCGCTTCGTTAAGCCAGTGTCGTTCTGTAGAGATGCTTCGACTGCGCTCAGCATGACGGTTTATTGGGTTTCCTTAGCTCTCTGGAACAACTCACTCCTTACTGCTCCCCCGAAGGCCGGGCCAGCGGCTGGCCTATCGGCACCGGATTACCAAAGTTGGGCGAGCCGTCGGGGTTCCAGGTGAAGGGCTGGGCGCGGGGTGTGCGGAACCGGCCGCAGCCCTGGCCGGGCTCATCGTTGGCGTGGTACAGAATCCAGTCCTGCTTGCCGTCGGGCGACTTGAAGAAGGAGTTGTGGCCGGGCGCGTACACCTTGTTGGCCGCGTTCTGCTGAAAAACCGGCGTCGGCGACTTGGTCCAGGAAGTGGGCTGCAACAGGTCGGCACTGGCGGAGGCGGTGAGCATACCCAGGGCGTAGGTATCGGTCCAGCAGCCACTGGCGGAGTAGATGAGGTAGAGCTTGCCCGCGTGGCTAAGCACTTCGGGGCCTTCGTTCACGTCCACGTGCGGGGGGTCGTTCGGGTTATTCAGGTCGCCGTTTCGTTCCCAGGCGTACTCCGGTGTGGAAACGCGCACCCGTGGGCCCTCAATGGTCCAGGGGTTTTTCATGCGGGCCAGGTAAATATCCTGGCGGCCGTTCACGTCGCCCTCCCACCCCGACCACACAAAGTACAGCTGCCCGCGATGCTCGAACACCGAGCCGTCGATGGCCCACTTGTTGGTGGCATCGGTTATCTGGCCTTTGTCTTCCCAGGTGCCTTCCAGCGGGTCGGCGGCACTGTTTTCCAGCACAAAAAGCCGGTGGTCGGGGTTGCGGCCGGCATCGGCGGCGTAGTAGAGGTACCACTTGCCGTTAAGCCGGTGCAGCTCAGGGGCCCAGATTTCGCGAGAGTTGGGGCCGGTAGCGGGCGGTGTCCAGACCACCTTGCTCGGGGCCGTGCGCAGCTGGCTGAGCGAAGGCGTTTTCCAGAGTGTGATGTTGCGGCCGGTGGTGTGCGTGTAGTAGTAATTTCCGTTGTGGTAGATGCTCCACGGGTCGGCGCCGGCGGGCAGCAGCGGGTTGGTGAAGGTGGCTGCTGCGGCTGGGGTAGCGGGTTGCTGCGGGGTACGGGTGCAGCTGCCGACTAGGAGCGCCAGCAGCAGCAGGAAGGATGGTTTCATACGAGCATGTTATTCTGACGGCGGTTCCCGATTTTGCTGACGACAGTTCCCGCAGAGGCCGCTGAAGTCGTTCAGCGACTTGTCTCGCCCAGTTTACTTGCCGTTCGTCTTGCGAATGAGGTCGGTTTCGTCGGCGTGGTAGGGCGTGCCGTCTTTGCGGAATACCTCGTGGAACCACTCACCCGGCTCACCCCCATCAGCTACGGGCACGTCCCACTGATACTTGGTGTTGGTTTTGCCGTCCACGAGGCCCCAGTTGATGGCGCCGATGTTGTATTTCTTCAGCAAAGGAAAGATGTTGACGAAGCGCGAGTTGCGAGGGCGCGCCATGTACTCGGTGCAGATCATGGGGCGGCCGTGGGTTTTGAGCAGCTCAATCACCCGCTCGTGGGCGGGCACTTCGTCGTAGTTGTGGTAGGTCAGCACGTCGGAGTTCAGGGCCTGGAAGGTGTTGAGCTCCTTGAAGCCCCAGTTCCAGAGGCCCACGCTCAGGGGCTGGC belongs to Hymenobacter sp. J193 and includes:
- a CDS encoding glycoside hydrolase family 43 protein produces the protein MKPSFLLLLALLVGSCTRTPQQPATPAAAATFTNPLLPAGADPWSIYHNGNYYYTHTTGRNITLWKTPSLSQLRTAPSKVVWTPPATGPNSREIWAPELHRLNGKWYLYYAADAGRNPDHRLFVLENSAADPLEGTWEDKGQITDATNKWAIDGSVFEHRGQLYFVWSGWEGDVNGRQDIYLARMKNPWTIEGPRVRVSTPEYAWERNGDLNNPNDPPHVDVNEGPEVLSHAGKLYLIYSASGCWTDTYALGMLTASASADLLQPTSWTKSPTPVFQQNAANKVYAPGHNSFFKSPDGKQDWILYHANDEPGQGCGRFRTPRAQPFTWNPDGSPNFGNPVPIGQPLARPSGEQ